GTTATTTGAAAGTCTAAAAGTTTCTGTTCTATCATTATCATTTATAATGTGAAGATATCTATCTTTAGCCTCTTTGGCTTTTTTCTTTAGGATAGAAGGTAAATCGGAATTTTCAAATTCTTCTTTTAATAATTCCATTAATGGTTCTTCAAAATAATATCCATCTTCTAACTCTTCATCAAAGACAATATAATTTAAATGTTCGTCTGTAATTTTTTCCGGGAAAGCGCTTTTTAAAAAATTGAGTGTATATTTTGCGAAAACATCTACGACATCTTGAGGTCTTTTTGCTTTGTTAAGCATTTCATGATATTCCCTCTTTGTTTCTTCATAAAACTTTACGTATGACTTCATCAAATCCCCCCTTGTGATTATGTAGTCATTAAATATGACTTATAAAAGGGGATAAAAGTTCTTAATAAAGTCTATTATAAAAATAATTAAGAATACTCATTACATATATTCCAGCTGTTTCAAATCTCATAGTAGTTTTTCCGAGATTAACCTTTATAATGTTATTTGAAACATTTTCCAGTTCATCATTTGAAAATCCCATATCAGGACCAAGTATAACAGAAATCTTTTTATTTTTTTTAAAATATTCTAATGAAAGTGCTTCATTTAATGATAAAGAAGATTTTAAATCCAGTAATATAGCATTTTCTAACTTGTTTATCTTTTTAAAGTCAGTAAATGAAATCTCAGGAAATTTTGGATTTTCAGATTGTTTAGAACTTTCTATTATTACTTTTTTAAATTTTTCCAGATTTTTAAATGTTAATTGAGATTTTTTACCGTGGAATATATGTATTCTATTTACTCTTAATTCAACGAGTTTTTCAATTAAAATTTTCATTCTATCGAATTTACTGGCACCAATGTAAAAATCAATTTCTGGTTTATATTCTTTATTGTAATTTTGTATATTTAAAACTCTGCATTTTGTTTGATTT
This is a stretch of genomic DNA from Marinitoga piezophila KA3. It encodes these proteins:
- a CDS encoding RsmE family RNA methyltransferase, with product MPNAFYGILSDENSIILDKNETAHLKIVRINIGEEITVYDGTGNIYTCIVEKISKNQTKCRVLNIQNYNKEYKPEIDFYIGASKFDRMKILIEKLVELRVNRIHIFHGKKSQLTFKNLEKFKKVIIESSKQSENPKFPEISFTDFKKINKLENAILLDLKSSLSLNEALSLEYFKKNKKISVILGPDMGFSNDELENVSNNIIKVNLGKTTMRFETAGIYVMSILNYFYNRLY